A portion of the Acidimicrobiales bacterium genome contains these proteins:
- a CDS encoding NAD(P)/FAD-dependent oxidoreductase, translating to MTADRTVDTLVVGGGPAGTAAATTLARAGNDVLVIDKATFPRDKCCGDGLTALALRELEALGLDPGSVASWRIVDDVIVRSPSGKERRYSLPDGPGYHAAVARRVDLDAALVDLAIDAGAGIEQGVSFTSVTTTAEGLTVATDGAGTIRARHLVAADGMWSPVRKALGLQVAGYLGEWHAFRQYFENVSPRAGNELIVWFEKDLLPGYAWSFPLADGRANIGFGIQRGGTHSVRDMKALWPDLLARPHIRAVLGPDARPEETHKAWPIPARVGRVPLVGPRTMFVGDAAALTDPMTGEGIGQALLSGRLSAEAILGPDDATAAYEREIRRELVADDRMARALIPMLANPWIARGALKLTGATDWTRRNFARWMFEDYPRAMVATPRRWHRGMFTGPGAYPRSSYD from the coding sequence ATGACGGCCGATCGCACCGTCGACACGCTCGTGGTCGGTGGTGGACCCGCCGGTACGGCGGCGGCCACCACGCTGGCTCGGGCCGGGAACGACGTCCTCGTGATCGACAAGGCCACGTTCCCGCGCGACAAGTGCTGTGGTGACGGCTTGACCGCGCTCGCCCTACGGGAACTCGAGGCACTCGGACTCGATCCCGGGTCGGTTGCCTCCTGGCGAATCGTCGACGATGTGATCGTTCGCTCACCGTCCGGAAAAGAACGCCGATACTCGCTGCCCGACGGACCCGGCTATCACGCCGCCGTCGCTCGCCGGGTCGACCTCGACGCCGCACTCGTCGATCTCGCCATCGACGCCGGGGCCGGCATCGAGCAGGGCGTTTCCTTCACGAGTGTCACGACGACCGCCGAGGGTCTCACCGTGGCGACCGACGGCGCCGGGACGATCCGTGCCCGTCACCTCGTCGCCGCCGACGGCATGTGGTCGCCGGTACGCAAGGCGCTCGGTCTGCAGGTCGCGGGATACCTCGGCGAATGGCACGCCTTCCGGCAGTACTTCGAGAACGTCAGCCCCCGGGCCGGCAACGAACTGATCGTCTGGTTCGAGAAGGACCTGCTCCCGGGCTACGCCTGGTCATTCCCCCTCGCCGACGGCCGAGCCAACATCGGGTTCGGTATCCAGCGGGGCGGAACACACTCCGTACGCGACATGAAGGCGCTCTGGCCGGACCTGCTCGCCCGGCCCCACATCCGCGCCGTGCTCGGGCCCGATGCACGCCCCGAGGAAACCCACAAGGCCTGGCCCATTCCTGCCCGGGTCGGCCGCGTGCCGCTCGTCGGTCCGCGCACGATGTTCGTCGGCGACGCCGCCGCGCTCACCGACCCGATGACGGGCGAGGGAATCGGTCAGGCGCTGTTGTCGGGACGCCTCTCCGCCGAGGCCATCCTCGGCCCTGACGACGCCACCGCCGCCTACGAACGCGAGATCCGGCGCGAACTCGTGGCCGACGACCGCATGGCCCGCGCCCTCATCCCGATGCTGGCCAACCCGTGGATCGCCCGCGGCGCGCTGAAGCTCACCGGCGCGACGGATTGGACACGCCGGAACTTCGCCCGCTGGATGTTCGAGGACTATCCCCGGGCCATGGTCGCGACCCCGCGACGGTGGCATCGGGGCATGTTCACCGGCCCTGGCGCGTACCCTCGCTCATCGTATGACTGA
- a CDS encoding phosphatase PAP2 family protein, protein MTDVPAAFDRIDLTVDEWWNRLRGRAVIDRLYYTASEAADFSLLWHVCGVVQAIIEDDPRIAIGLSTALGLESALVNGPVKSAFRRSRPVHDVPRPHRLRQPRTSSFPSGHASAAMVAAALLSRHTGGAAWYGAAAVVATSRIHVRIHHASDVAGGLVLGAALGAIARRVLSSAVGPS, encoded by the coding sequence ATGACTGACGTGCCCGCGGCATTCGACAGGATCGACCTCACGGTCGACGAATGGTGGAACCGGTTGCGTGGCCGAGCGGTGATCGACCGGCTCTACTACACGGCATCGGAGGCGGCCGACTTCTCACTGCTCTGGCACGTGTGCGGCGTGGTGCAGGCGATCATCGAGGACGACCCCCGGATCGCCATCGGACTGAGCACGGCGCTCGGCCTCGAGTCCGCGCTCGTGAACGGTCCGGTGAAGTCGGCGTTCAGGCGCAGTCGGCCCGTGCACGACGTGCCGCGCCCACATCGCCTGCGGCAGCCCAGGACCAGCAGCTTTCCGAGCGGCCACGCGTCGGCGGCGATGGTGGCCGCCGCGCTGCTCTCTCGGCACACCGGTGGCGCTGCGTGGTACGGGGCGGCCGCCGTGGTGGCGACGAGCCGCATCCACGTGCGGATCCATCACGCCTCCGACGTCGCCGGCGGACTCGTGCTCGGCGCCGCGCTCGGTGCGATCGCCCGGCGCGTACTCTCCTCGGCCGTCGGCCCTAGTTGA
- a CDS encoding uracil-DNA glycosylase family protein, with amino-acid sequence MSLDPATHAVYEAKADEWTMAREGKSVEAAQRLRARAPVGHGPLLDLGCGPGLLTAALPDGSIGLDPSSEMLSLLRARVPSAPALQGEAASLPLRMRSIGGAVVNAVFVHIDRPALPLVLAELHRVLEVDAPVELGMFGGDQDLTGLTDGDFAGRRFALWEDDHLLDVIVGAGFEVVEHTHTETEHWPYLRTSLVRRRSLPDTVGPGMRLLVCGLNPSLHSADLAVGFGRTGNRFWPAALAAGIVTIDRDARHALEAHGVGMTDLVKRATPRADELSRDEYQAGLARVERLCAWLRPAAVCMVGLAGWRAAADRRATAGWQTRDLGGSPVYVMPSTSGLNAHSQLPDLTEHIRSAILGP; translated from the coding sequence GTGAGCCTCGACCCCGCAACGCATGCCGTCTACGAGGCGAAGGCCGACGAGTGGACGATGGCCCGGGAGGGCAAGTCGGTCGAGGCGGCGCAACGGCTGCGGGCACGCGCGCCGGTCGGCCACGGCCCGCTACTCGACCTCGGCTGCGGGCCCGGCCTCCTGACCGCTGCGCTCCCCGACGGTTCGATCGGACTCGACCCGTCGTCGGAGATGCTGTCGCTTCTCCGGGCCCGGGTCCCCTCCGCGCCGGCTCTCCAGGGAGAGGCTGCATCACTGCCGCTGCGCATGCGCTCGATCGGCGGCGCGGTGGTCAACGCAGTGTTCGTGCACATCGACCGGCCCGCCCTGCCACTCGTGCTCGCCGAACTCCACCGCGTGCTCGAGGTCGACGCACCGGTCGAACTCGGCATGTTCGGCGGCGACCAGGACCTGACGGGGCTGACCGACGGCGACTTCGCAGGACGACGGTTCGCCTTGTGGGAGGACGATCATCTCCTCGACGTGATCGTGGGGGCCGGGTTCGAGGTCGTCGAGCACACCCACACCGAGACCGAGCACTGGCCCTATCTGCGCACCAGCCTCGTCCGGCGGCGTTCACTCCCCGACACCGTCGGACCGGGCATGCGCCTGCTCGTGTGCGGACTCAATCCGAGCCTGCACTCGGCCGACCTCGCGGTCGGCTTCGGTCGGACCGGCAATCGATTCTGGCCTGCGGCGCTCGCCGCCGGCATCGTCACGATCGACCGAGACGCGCGCCACGCACTCGAGGCTCACGGCGTCGGCATGACCGACCTCGTGAAGCGAGCGACACCGCGAGCAGACGAACTCTCCCGTGACGAGTACCAGGCCGGTCTCGCTCGTGTCGAGCGCCTGTGTGCCTGGCTGCGGCCGGCCGCCGTATGCATGGTCGGGCTCGCGGGGTGGCGGGCGGCCGCCGATCGCCGCGCCACGGCCGGATGGCAGACGCGAGACCTCGGTGGGTCACCGGTCTACGTCATGCCCTCCACGAGCGGGCTCAACGCCCACTCGCAGCTCCCCGACCTCACCGAACACATCCGGAGCGCGATCCTGGGGCCATGA
- the dacB gene encoding D-alanyl-D-alanine carboxypeptidase/D-alanyl-D-alanine-endopeptidase, which produces MTRRRPFGTVVLAALTVLVLATGACTVVDEPGSAGPDRPTTPPPAAIAGADLDLVELSCASIPEVDVPLHDPHRRALDDALSSPAFDGLDVSVSIWIDGHGEVAATDPDSRLLPASNQKLFTAMGALALLDPAHRFRTEVTHRDGVLTLVAGGDPTLARSGPHSLAALADQVAAAGVGRVEVVAVDADHFESARRAEGWQDWHIPDWVGPMSALIVEDNRYRTDAAFLADPALANLEAFAAALTSAGVDVAGAPLVTTTDETGDVVAVLESAPIAELVPDLLTRSDNETAEAVLREIGAGSTAEGVATVDDALAELCEGLQGVSGDGSGLSRADLRSAREWRSMLQAARDEPWGPALRAGLPVAGRTGTLARRLGGSTTAGNVMAKTGSIIGGQALSGYAVTSGGHDMVFSIVVNGDPSAARSARVAIDALVVAAVG; this is translated from the coding sequence ATGACCAGGCGGAGACCCTTCGGCACGGTAGTCCTCGCGGCACTCACCGTTCTCGTCCTCGCCACGGGCGCGTGCACCGTGGTCGACGAACCCGGCTCGGCGGGCCCGGACCGTCCCACAACCCCCCCGCCGGCGGCGATCGCCGGTGCGGATCTCGACCTGGTCGAGCTGTCGTGTGCGTCGATCCCGGAGGTCGACGTCCCCCTTCACGACCCCCACCGCCGGGCCCTCGACGACGCCCTCTCATCGCCCGCGTTCGACGGATTGGACGTGTCGGTCTCGATCTGGATCGACGGCCACGGCGAGGTGGCCGCCACGGATCCCGACTCACGGCTGTTGCCCGCCTCGAACCAGAAGCTGTTCACGGCCATGGGGGCCCTCGCCCTGCTCGATCCGGCACACCGCTTCCGCACTGAGGTCACCCACCGGGACGGGGTGCTGACGCTCGTGGCCGGTGGCGACCCCACCCTCGCCCGTTCCGGACCGCACTCGCTCGCCGCCCTGGCCGACCAGGTGGCGGCCGCGGGCGTGGGCCGGGTCGAAGTGGTCGCCGTCGACGCCGACCACTTCGAGTCGGCCCGCCGAGCCGAGGGGTGGCAGGACTGGCACATCCCCGACTGGGTCGGCCCGATGTCGGCCCTGATCGTGGAGGACAACCGGTACCGCACCGATGCCGCCTTCCTCGCCGATCCCGCCCTCGCGAACCTCGAGGCGTTCGCGGCCGCGCTCACCTCAGCCGGGGTCGACGTGGCCGGCGCTCCCCTCGTCACCACGACCGACGAGACAGGCGACGTGGTCGCCGTCCTCGAATCGGCTCCCATCGCCGAGCTCGTGCCCGACCTGTTGACCCGCAGCGACAACGAGACCGCCGAGGCCGTCCTGCGCGAGATCGGTGCCGGGAGCACGGCCGAAGGAGTCGCGACCGTGGACGACGCGCTGGCCGAGCTCTGCGAAGGGCTCCAGGGGGTGAGCGGCGATGGGTCGGGGCTGTCGCGCGCCGACCTGCGATCGGCCCGGGAATGGCGCTCGATGCTCCAGGCGGCGCGCGACGAACCATGGGGTCCGGCCCTGCGCGCCGGACTCCCGGTGGCCGGCCGGACCGGAACACTCGCTCGCCGACTGGGCGGGTCGACGACCGCCGGCAACGTCATGGCCAAGACGGGATCCATCATCGGAGGCCAGGCGCTGTCGGGCTACGCCGTCACCTCGGGGGGCCACGACATGGTCTTCTCCATCGTGGTCAACGGTGATCCGTCGGCGGCCCGTTCCGCCCGCGTCGCCATCGACGCCCTCGTGGTGGCCGCGGTGGGTTGA
- a CDS encoding LLM class F420-dependent oxidoreductase, translating into MSAETKTPRYGMTVPFDGQPLHAQFDRFRRLEAAGYTDLWSAEAMGADGLTPLALGAVWTPTMRLGTAILPAFTRGPALMAQSAAGMASAAPGRFVLGIGSSSNVIVERWNGVPFEEPFKQTRDMVRFVKAALTGEKITEDYDTFSVKGFRLGLVPEQPVPVLVAALREGMLTMAGRESDGAIVNWLSAENVRRVAGVVRGENADAEIVARIFVAPTTDAESARSTGKFAAAAYLNVPVYKAFHEWMGRGDDLAEHWEQWEAGDRQGSLEKIPDHIIDELIVHGSYDECRAHIQRYVDNGITCPAIALMPFPGVDVDEAIEGLAPLD; encoded by the coding sequence GTGTCCGCAGAAACGAAAACCCCGCGTTACGGCATGACCGTGCCCTTCGACGGTCAGCCGCTCCACGCCCAGTTCGACCGCTTTCGCCGGCTGGAAGCAGCCGGCTACACCGATCTCTGGTCGGCCGAGGCGATGGGCGCCGACGGCCTCACACCGCTGGCGCTGGGGGCCGTGTGGACGCCGACGATGCGCCTCGGCACCGCGATCCTGCCCGCATTCACCCGTGGTCCGGCCCTCATGGCGCAGTCGGCGGCAGGTATGGCGTCCGCCGCGCCCGGCCGGTTCGTGCTCGGTATCGGGTCGTCGTCCAACGTCATCGTCGAGCGGTGGAACGGCGTGCCGTTCGAGGAACCGTTCAAGCAGACGCGCGACATGGTCCGCTTCGTGAAGGCCGCTCTCACCGGCGAGAAGATCACCGAGGACTACGACACGTTCTCGGTGAAGGGCTTTCGACTGGGACTGGTGCCCGAACAACCCGTGCCGGTGCTCGTGGCGGCCCTGCGAGAGGGCATGCTGACGATGGCGGGTCGCGAATCCGACGGTGCCATCGTGAACTGGTTGTCGGCCGAGAACGTCCGCCGCGTCGCAGGGGTGGTGCGCGGCGAGAACGCCGATGCGGAGATCGTGGCGCGGATCTTCGTGGCGCCCACGACCGACGCCGAATCGGCCCGCTCGACCGGCAAGTTCGCCGCTGCGGCCTACCTCAACGTGCCCGTGTACAAGGCCTTCCACGAGTGGATGGGCCGTGGCGACGACCTCGCCGAGCACTGGGAACAATGGGAGGCGGGCGACCGCCAGGGATCGCTCGAGAAGATCCCCGACCACATCATCGACGAGCTGATCGTGCACGGGAGCTACGACGAGTGTCGGGCCCACATCCAGCGCTACGTCGACAACGGCATCACCTGCCCGGCCATCGCCCTCATGCCGTTCCCCGGCGTCGATGTCGACGAAGCCATCGAAGGTCTCGCCCCGCTGGACTGA
- a CDS encoding thermonuclease family protein — MNRFVLLLAALATVASVGACTEPDSDQSFSPTETVATEIVSTETVAMATGPPATAPDQAGLAPNATVERIVDGDTLVAVIDGERERVRLLGIDTPESVAENRPDQCYGKEASDYLASLLPEGAEITLVLDEEARDQYDRLLAYVIRSADDLFVNLDLVERGYADVLIYDPNDHYESLFRAAEADAIDAGAGLWSVCGGPDVPLE, encoded by the coding sequence GTGAACCGATTCGTCCTGCTCCTCGCTGCGCTGGCCACGGTCGCGAGCGTCGGGGCGTGCACCGAACCCGACAGCGACCAGTCGTTCTCCCCCACCGAGACCGTCGCCACTGAGATCGTCTCCACCGAGACCGTGGCGATGGCAACGGGACCGCCGGCCACCGCCCCCGATCAGGCCGGGTTGGCGCCCAACGCCACGGTCGAACGCATCGTCGACGGCGACACCCTCGTCGCCGTGATCGACGGCGAGCGCGAGCGGGTGCGCCTCCTCGGTATCGACACGCCCGAATCCGTGGCCGAGAACCGCCCCGACCAGTGCTACGGGAAGGAAGCCAGCGACTATCTGGCGTCGTTGCTCCCCGAGGGCGCCGAGATCACCCTGGTCCTCGACGAAGAGGCGCGCGACCAGTACGACCGCCTCCTCGCCTACGTGATCCGCAGCGCCGACGATCTGTTCGTCAACCTCGACCTGGTCGAACGTGGCTACGCCGACGTGCTCATCTACGACCCCAACGACCACTACGAATCCCTCTTCCGGGCGGCCGAGGCCGATGCCATCGACGCGGGCGCCGGCCTGTGGTCGGTGTGCGGGGGCCCCGACGTTCCGCTCGAATAG
- a CDS encoding ChbG/HpnK family deacetylase translates to MDSLAEALGHRPDAKLLILSADQLGSTHAATAGGFTALREGLATTGTVMMPGPWSRYAADRHEGADLGIHLTLNSQLDCYRWGPLTAAPSLLDGDGGFPRTVDDLWDHADLDEVRRECRAQIERARLWGFDITHLATHLGTLQQRPEFFDVLVDVAYDAELPVRLESGPAEDRAGFPFRRLAAEEGILMPDHFTLVRNGARSHLEATLADLQPGVTVVAFEPTIAAEEIRAIDPHATNRMDDLAVLTDRDLPARLETDGITLIGFREIRDVQRARR, encoded by the coding sequence GTGGACTCACTCGCCGAAGCGCTCGGTCACCGACCCGACGCCAAGCTGCTCATCCTCAGCGCCGACCAGCTCGGCTCGACCCACGCAGCCACGGCCGGCGGGTTCACGGCGCTTCGCGAGGGTCTCGCCACCACCGGCACGGTGATGATGCCGGGCCCGTGGTCGCGCTACGCGGCGGACCGCCACGAGGGCGCCGACCTCGGTATCCACCTCACCCTCAACAGCCAACTCGATTGTTATCGCTGGGGACCACTCACCGCGGCGCCCAGTCTGCTCGACGGCGACGGGGGATTCCCCCGCACCGTCGACGACCTGTGGGATCACGCCGATCTCGACGAGGTCCGCCGCGAATGCCGGGCTCAGATCGAGCGGGCCCGTCTGTGGGGCTTCGACATCACCCACCTGGCCACCCACCTCGGCACCCTGCAACAGCGACCCGAGTTCTTCGACGTCCTCGTCGACGTGGCCTACGACGCCGAGCTGCCGGTTCGACTCGAGAGCGGCCCGGCCGAAGACCGCGCCGGCTTCCCGTTCCGCCGTCTCGCGGCCGAGGAGGGCATTCTGATGCCCGACCACTTCACTCTCGTCCGCAACGGCGCCCGATCCCATCTCGAGGCCACCCTCGCCGACCTGCAACCCGGCGTCACCGTGGTGGCGTTCGAACCGACCATCGCGGCCGAGGAGATCCGGGCCATCGACCCCCACGCCACCAACCGGATGGACGACCTGGCCGTGCTCACCGACCGCGATCTGCCTGCTCGGCTCGAGACCGACGGCATCACCCTGATCGGGTTCCGCGAGATCCGCGACGTGCAACGAGCCCGACGCTGA
- a CDS encoding SCP2 sterol-binding domain-containing protein, producing MQVFDDEWMSAALDALSQLPSVEGASAVIDYVVAGSPAGKATIGVAIDEGRVVSLHHGKSADPDVVISLTYDAALRILTNEMSSDAGFMSGALKVEGAHERWLLDLRTVRAAAIIALAPVMADTAI from the coding sequence ATGCAGGTCTTCGACGACGAGTGGATGTCGGCCGCCCTCGATGCCCTGTCCCAGCTGCCCTCGGTCGAGGGGGCGAGTGCCGTGATCGACTATGTCGTCGCCGGGAGTCCGGCCGGCAAGGCGACCATCGGGGTGGCGATCGACGAGGGGCGGGTCGTGTCGCTGCACCACGGGAAGTCGGCCGACCCCGATGTGGTCATCTCGCTCACGTACGACGCGGCGTTGAGGATCCTGACCAACGAGATGTCGAGCGATGCCGGCTTCATGAGCGGTGCCCTCAAGGTCGAAGGCGCCCACGAACGGTGGTTGCTCGATCTCCGTACGGTGCGGGCCGCAGCGATCATCGCGCTGGCCCCGGTGATGGCCGACACCGCCATCTGA
- the mca gene encoding mycothiol conjugate amidase Mca has translation MEAPLCLLAIHAHPDDEASKGAGTVARYHAEGVRTVLVCCTGGEEGDILNPAMDRPEIRENIGEVRRRELDAAAEAIGYDIVHMLGYRDSGMADCESNSHAGCFAMAPLDEAIDRFVAILRAERPQVVVTYPDDQGSYQHPDHLRVYDITHPAVDRAADANYRPDLGEAWTVAKIYYSTWSRARIQARHEAFLERGMESPYDDRWFERPDNDSTITTKISIEGFGRARREGLLAHATQIDPESSFWFGLPAEVDEAIYPIDDYRLATGTAPDDGIETDLFAGLRSEART, from the coding sequence ATGGAAGCCCCACTCTGCCTCCTCGCGATTCACGCGCACCCCGACGACGAAGCCTCGAAAGGGGCGGGTACGGTCGCCCGCTACCACGCCGAGGGCGTGCGCACGGTCCTCGTGTGCTGCACCGGCGGGGAGGAGGGCGACATCCTGAATCCGGCGATGGACCGCCCCGAGATACGGGAGAACATCGGCGAGGTGCGACGTCGCGAGCTCGACGCGGCCGCCGAGGCCATCGGCTACGACATCGTGCACATGCTCGGCTACCGCGACTCGGGCATGGCCGACTGTGAGTCCAATTCCCACGCCGGCTGCTTCGCCATGGCGCCGCTCGACGAGGCAATCGACCGCTTCGTCGCCATCCTGCGGGCTGAGCGACCGCAGGTGGTGGTCACCTATCCCGATGACCAGGGCAGCTACCAGCACCCCGATCATCTTCGGGTCTACGACATCACCCATCCGGCGGTCGACCGAGCCGCCGATGCGAACTATCGGCCCGACCTCGGCGAGGCGTGGACCGTGGCGAAGATCTACTACTCGACGTGGTCGCGGGCTCGCATCCAGGCTCGCCACGAGGCATTCCTCGAGAGGGGGATGGAGTCGCCCTACGACGATCGCTGGTTCGAACGTCCCGACAACGACTCGACGATCACCACGAAGATCTCGATCGAGGGCTTCGGTCGAGCCCGACGAGAAGGCCTGCTGGCCCACGCGACCCAGATCGATCCCGAGTCCAGCTTCTGGTTCGGCCTCCCGGCCGAGGTCGACGAGGCCATCTATCCGATCGACGACTACCGCCTCGCAACGGGGACAGCCCCCGACGACGGGATCGAGACCGACCTCTTCGCCGGACTTCGGTCCGAGGCGCGTACCTGA
- a CDS encoding TrkA C-terminal domain-containing protein, with protein MDDRRRNLREMLAEAKDLSELMVDLAYASLFFSDPDMAEEVSELEDRMNELVQDMREVCIMAVRRPKEAEGMSSVLQVISAIERIANDAVDIARIVTHKLGIPGQLVANLSDAEEVSHRVLVSDGSHMAHRALSAHELPVQTGMRVMAIRRGRDWITDVDGDTVLVPDDVLFLRGSPDGITRLRELAAAAPWKQPQAPEDPFTTDLDRAVDVLVEMKNLSEVAVGLAYSALVLRDVGLAAEVRHLEDRLDEMKDRLELWVLRAASDKVDPSPLRGLLHLSQAAEDIGDQARQMVWLIEQREDVHPILGLALGDSDDVVVRVPVAEGSEADQALLSELQLNIEPGFTVLAILRGGQYLYRPSGRARLRAGDELIASGPDEGRELLALRCGWRLVDPDGDGEMELEPVAAG; from the coding sequence ATGGACGACAGACGCCGCAATCTGCGGGAGATGCTGGCCGAAGCGAAGGACCTTTCCGAGCTGATGGTCGACCTGGCCTACGCGTCGCTGTTCTTCAGCGACCCGGACATGGCCGAAGAGGTCAGCGAGCTCGAAGATCGGATGAACGAACTCGTCCAGGACATGCGGGAGGTGTGCATCATGGCGGTGCGCCGTCCCAAGGAGGCCGAGGGCATGTCCTCGGTGCTGCAGGTCATCAGCGCCATCGAGCGCATCGCCAACGACGCCGTCGACATCGCCCGGATCGTGACCCACAAGCTCGGGATCCCCGGTCAGCTGGTGGCCAACCTCTCCGACGCCGAGGAGGTGAGCCATCGGGTGCTCGTCTCCGACGGATCACACATGGCCCACCGGGCCCTCTCGGCCCACGAACTCCCGGTGCAGACCGGCATGCGGGTCATGGCCATCCGACGTGGACGCGACTGGATCACCGATGTCGACGGCGACACCGTGCTGGTGCCCGACGACGTGCTGTTCCTGCGCGGTTCACCCGACGGCATCACCCGGTTGCGGGAGCTGGCGGCGGCCGCGCCGTGGAAGCAACCACAGGCACCGGAGGATCCCTTCACCACCGATCTCGATCGTGCCGTCGACGTGCTGGTGGAGATGAAGAACCTCTCCGAGGTCGCCGTGGGTCTCGCCTACTCGGCGCTGGTGTTGCGCGACGTCGGCCTCGCCGCCGAGGTGCGCCACCTCGAGGACCGCCTCGACGAGATGAAGGACCGACTCGAGCTCTGGGTGTTGCGGGCAGCCAGCGACAAGGTCGACCCGTCGCCGCTGCGCGGTCTGTTGCACCTCTCGCAGGCGGCGGAGGACATCGGCGACCAGGCCCGCCAGATGGTGTGGCTGATCGAGCAGCGTGAGGACGTCCACCCGATCCTCGGGCTGGCGCTCGGCGACAGCGATGACGTCGTGGTCCGGGTGCCCGTGGCCGAGGGCAGCGAGGCGGACCAGGCCCTCTTGTCCGAGCTGCAGCTCAACATCGAACCCGGCTTCACCGTGCTCGCCATCCTTCGCGGTGGGCAGTACCTGTATCGCCCGAGCGGACGCGCCCGCCTGCGGGCCGGTGACGAACTGATCGCCAGCGGCCCCGACGAGGGCCGGGAGCTGCTGGCCCTGCGCTGTGGGTGGCGGCTGGTCGATCCCGACGGTGACGGTGAGATGGAACTGGAGCCCGTCGCAGCCGGATAG
- a CDS encoding magnesium transporter translates to MGGRDDRLARAGRALTGNDPRAYRDSLVALIIAGVTSLVAGVTLALTTDTLEELPGLLLLVPAALAVKGNVFGALGSRLGTSIHTGTFRLSPRLDTVVGANIASALLLSLVIAVAIALLAKGVAVVFSISPTMSVADFVVVSAVGGMLASVFILAITLLLAGGSVRRGWDLDNVVSPLVTATSDVVSLPALILAAGLTSIDGVTPVIAGLLLVASAVGLAWAIFSKVDVLRGIIRESVPILMFAGLLDLIAGITIEKRLDDFLEFPVLLVLLPGFLGTAGALGGILSSRLATKLHLGLIEPGPVPRGSAGSEIAMVFSLSIPVFVVAGLVAEVGGILADQASPGVVDLVLIAVIGGLFATSCVVMVAYYATIVAVRFGLDPDTYGIPVVTSTLDFVGAFALILAIVAVGVA, encoded by the coding sequence GTGGGAGGTCGCGACGATCGACTGGCACGCGCCGGACGTGCCCTGACCGGCAACGACCCCCGCGCGTATCGCGACAGCCTCGTCGCGTTGATCATCGCCGGCGTCACGAGCCTGGTGGCCGGCGTGACCCTCGCGCTCACGACCGACACGCTCGAGGAGCTTCCGGGGCTCCTCCTACTGGTTCCGGCCGCCCTGGCCGTGAAGGGCAATGTGTTCGGGGCGCTGGGGAGTCGGCTCGGGACGAGCATCCACACCGGCACGTTCCGGCTCAGCCCCCGCCTCGACACCGTCGTCGGCGCCAACATCGCCAGTGCGTTGCTGCTGAGCCTGGTGATCGCCGTTGCGATCGCCCTGCTGGCCAAGGGCGTGGCTGTGGTCTTCTCGATCTCGCCCACCATGTCGGTCGCCGACTTCGTCGTCGTATCCGCGGTCGGTGGCATGCTCGCATCCGTCTTCATCCTGGCGATCACGCTTCTCCTGGCCGGCGGCTCGGTGCGTCGGGGCTGGGACCTCGACAATGTCGTGTCCCCACTGGTGACCGCCACGAGCGATGTCGTCAGCCTTCCCGCCCTGATTCTCGCTGCGGGCCTCACGAGCATCGACGGGGTCACCCCCGTGATCGCAGGACTGCTGCTCGTCGCCTCGGCCGTCGGCCTGGCCTGGGCGATCTTCTCGAAGGTCGACGTGCTGCGGGGAATCATCCGCGAGTCGGTGCCCATCCTGATGTTCGCCGGACTGCTCGACCTGATCGCCGGCATCACGATCGAGAAGCGCCTCGACGACTTCCTCGAGTTTCCGGTGCTGTTGGTGCTGTTGCCCGGCTTTCTGGGCACGGCCGGTGCGCTGGGCGGCATCCTGTCGAGCCGCCTCGCGACCAAGCTCCACCTCGGCCTCATCGAGCCGGGTCCGGTCCCGCGTGGCAGTGCCGGAAGCGAGATCGCGATGGTCTTCTCGCTCTCGATCCCGGTGTTCGTGGTGGCCGGTCTGGTCGCGGAGGTCGGCGGCATCCTGGCCGATCAGGCGAGCCCCGGTGTCGTCGATCTCGTGCTGATCGCGGTGATCGGCGGCCTGTTCGCCACGTCATGTGTCGTGATGGTGGCCTACTACGCCACCATCGTCGCCGTGCGGTTCGGGCTCGACCCCGACACCTACGGCATTCCGGTGGTGACATCGACGCTGGACTTCGTCGGTGCCTTCGCCCTGATTCTGGCCATCGTGGCCGTTGGAGTTGCATAG